One Verrucomicrobiia bacterium genomic region harbors:
- the rpsO gene encoding 30S ribosomal protein S15, whose translation MVKEQKDRLIKDFQAKEGDTGSSSVQIALMTHRIEQITKHLQKNKKDFASRRGLLRLVSHRRGLLDYISRKDKANYEKLLERLKLRK comes from the coding sequence ATGGTTAAAGAACAAAAAGACAGACTCATTAAAGATTTTCAAGCTAAAGAGGGCGATACTGGCTCTTCGTCGGTTCAAATTGCTTTAATGACGCATCGTATTGAACAGATCACAAAACATTTACAAAAAAATAAAAAAGATTTCGCTTCACGCCGTGGGTTGCTTCGATTAGTGAGCCATCGACGCGGTTTGCTGGATTACATTTCTCGCAAAGACAAAGCAAATTATGAAAAACTGCTGGAGCGCTTAAAATTGCGTAAGTAG
- the pnp gene encoding polyribonucleotide nucleotidyltransferase, producing MAIHRIAKKIGNEELILETGKLANLADGAVTVQCGETIVLVTAVSAPEPKEEQDFFPLTVDYREKAAAAGKFPGGYFKREGRPTEKEVLTSRMIDRPLRPLFPKGYFCDTQVIALLLSADGVNDSDILSINGASAALVVSDIPFAGPVGAVRVGRVGGSFVVNPTHPQLAESDLDLVYVGTENEILMFEGAADEISEADFLAAMEFAQKHVAEIIAMQKELAAKAGKSKREPVLKLVKEELLEIAYQVAGDRIEDALYRPMKVERQKAVKGLQKEVEEAILQKFPEATPFEMSQAFDYLQKKAFRKSIFEKKQRCDGRGFDDLRVLEAEVSVLPRSHGSAIFARGETKALCLATLAALTEVQEIDGYTGGNPEKRFILHYNFPPFSVGETGRTGSPGRREIGHGALAERSIAPVIPPEESFAYAIRVSSEIMESNGSTSMATVCAGSLALMDAGVKLKAPVGGISIGLVTENDESGRVASYQLLTDIIGSEDHFGDMDCKIAGTRNGITGFQLDLKLPGVSFAIMKEALQRAHDSRLKIIDKMEATLQAPREALSRYAPRIVTLKIDPDKIGLLIGPGGKNIKALTAETGTEINIEDDGTVSIYSADAAGLNRAEEIISGMTAEIEVGKTYNGKVVTIKEFGAFVEVLPGKDGLVHISELAETRINRVEDVVREGDSITVKCIGVDDKGRVKLSRRAVLKEKAAAAATANSAS from the coding sequence ATGGCTATTCATCGCATTGCAAAAAAAATTGGAAATGAAGAATTAATTTTGGAGACCGGAAAATTGGCAAATTTGGCCGATGGCGCCGTGACCGTTCAATGTGGGGAGACGATCGTTCTCGTAACTGCTGTTTCCGCGCCCGAACCTAAGGAGGAACAAGACTTTTTCCCTTTAACAGTAGATTATCGTGAAAAGGCTGCTGCTGCTGGAAAATTTCCAGGCGGTTATTTCAAGCGGGAAGGGCGTCCAACGGAAAAAGAAGTGCTCACATCGCGCATGATTGATCGTCCACTTCGTCCACTTTTTCCAAAAGGCTATTTTTGTGATACGCAAGTGATTGCGCTTTTACTGTCAGCTGATGGTGTGAATGACTCGGACATTTTAAGCATCAATGGCGCTTCGGCGGCTTTGGTTGTTTCGGATATTCCTTTTGCGGGTCCAGTTGGGGCCGTGCGTGTGGGAAGAGTGGGCGGGAGTTTTGTTGTTAACCCGACTCATCCTCAATTAGCCGAAAGCGATTTGGATTTGGTTTACGTGGGAACAGAGAATGAAATTTTGATGTTTGAAGGCGCTGCGGATGAAATATCGGAAGCGGACTTTTTAGCTGCGATGGAATTTGCCCAAAAGCATGTGGCCGAAATTATCGCGATGCAAAAAGAATTGGCTGCAAAAGCAGGTAAATCCAAACGAGAGCCGGTGTTGAAATTGGTCAAGGAAGAGCTTTTAGAAATTGCTTATCAAGTAGCAGGTGATCGCATCGAAGATGCATTATATCGCCCGATGAAAGTGGAGCGTCAAAAAGCGGTTAAGGGTCTCCAAAAAGAAGTAGAAGAAGCCATTTTACAAAAATTCCCTGAAGCGACCCCCTTTGAAATGTCGCAAGCGTTTGATTATTTGCAGAAAAAAGCTTTTCGAAAGAGTATTTTTGAGAAAAAACAACGTTGTGATGGCCGCGGTTTTGATGATTTAAGAGTTTTAGAAGCTGAAGTGAGTGTTTTACCGCGCTCACATGGATCGGCTATTTTTGCTCGTGGTGAAACCAAAGCGCTTTGTTTGGCTACGCTCGCAGCTTTGACCGAGGTTCAAGAAATAGATGGTTACACGGGTGGCAATCCAGAAAAACGGTTTATTTTACATTATAACTTTCCTCCCTTTTCGGTAGGAGAAACGGGTCGTACGGGAAGCCCTGGACGTCGCGAAATTGGTCATGGTGCTTTGGCAGAACGTTCCATTGCACCAGTTATTCCTCCAGAGGAGAGTTTTGCTTATGCGATTCGCGTGAGTTCAGAAATTATGGAGTCCAACGGGTCAACTTCTATGGCAACGGTGTGCGCGGGCAGTTTGGCATTGATGGACGCCGGGGTAAAATTAAAAGCGCCTGTAGGTGGCATTTCGATTGGACTGGTTACCGAAAATGACGAATCCGGGCGTGTGGCGAGTTATCAGCTTTTAACGGACATTATTGGAAGCGAAGATCACTTTGGTGATATGGATTGTAAAATCGCTGGCACACGCAATGGAATTACTGGTTTTCAATTGGATTTGAAATTGCCAGGCGTTTCTTTTGCGATCATGAAAGAAGCGTTACAGCGAGCGCATGATTCGCGCTTGAAGATTATTGATAAAATGGAGGCTACTTTGCAAGCGCCTCGCGAAGCGTTATCACGTTATGCTCCCCGCATTGTGACTTTGAAGATTGATCCCGATAAAATCGGTTTATTAATCGGGCCGGGCGGTAAAAATATTAAAGCTCTTACCGCGGAAACAGGCACGGAAATTAATATCGAAGACGATGGCACAGTGAGTATTTACAGCGCGGATGCCGCAGGATTAAATCGTGCGGAAGAAATAATTAGTGGCATGACCGCTGAAATTGAAGTGGGTAAAACTTATAATGGCAAAGTGGTAACGATTAAAGAATTTGGCGCTTTTGTTGAGGTTCTCCCGGGTAAAGATGGACTAGTGCATATCAGCGAACTGGCTGAGACCCGCATTAATCGTGTTGAAGATGTGGTGCGAGAGGGGGATTCCATTACAGTGAAATGCATCGGCGTGGATGACAAAGGTCGTGTGAAGTTGAGTCGTCGAGCTGTGCTAAAAGAAAAAGCCGCAGCGGCAGCTACGGCAAATTCAGCAAGCTAG
- a CDS encoding SCO family protein: MDNKPSRLPRLFWSGLMLILIAVFGVMIWRTTKRSPALPTYGQVSAFSLTNQLNETITQDSLLGKVWVANFIFTTCPGPCLVMSRQMKKLQTMLHPDDNIYLISITVDPETDTPPVLAEYAKQLEADPNHWFFLTGDQKKIFYLATKGFLLAVAETQEAEAARENGRYIHSTKFALVDQQGYVRGYYDGTDNEALPKLIHQARSLGAK; the protein is encoded by the coding sequence ATGGATAACAAACCTTCTCGACTCCCTCGATTATTTTGGAGCGGGTTAATGCTTATCTTAATCGCTGTGTTCGGAGTCATGATATGGCGAACAACCAAACGCTCTCCCGCACTGCCAACTTATGGCCAAGTTTCAGCCTTCTCTTTAACCAATCAACTCAATGAAACTATTACACAAGACTCACTTCTGGGCAAAGTTTGGGTTGCCAATTTTATTTTTACCACGTGTCCCGGTCCTTGTTTAGTCATGAGTCGACAAATGAAAAAACTGCAAACCATGCTTCATCCGGATGATAACATTTATTTGATTTCCATTACCGTCGACCCCGAAACTGATACCCCCCCTGTATTAGCCGAATATGCCAAACAACTCGAAGCCGACCCTAACCATTGGTTTTTTTTAACCGGCGATCAAAAAAAAATATTTTATCTCGCCACAAAAGGCTTTCTTTTAGCCGTGGCAGAAACTCAAGAAGCCGAAGCGGCTCGCGAAAATGGTCGCTATATTCACAGCACGAAATTTGCTTTAGTCGATCAACAGGGTTATGTGCGCGGTTATTATGATGGCACCGACAACGAAGCATTGCCCAAGTTGATCCATCAAGCTCGATCGTTGGGTGCAAAATAA
- the gap gene encoding type I glyceraldehyde-3-phosphate dehydrogenase has translation MIKVGINGFGRIGRLVFRALCEQGLLGKKINVVAVNDLVPADNLAYLLKYDSTQGKFKGTVTSEKSSPVAEEDDVLIVDGHRIQCLAVKEGPAALPWGKLGVDIVIESTGLFTDAEKAKGHLTAGAKKVIISAPAKGEDITVVTGVNHHLYDAKKHHIISNASCTTNCLAPVVHVLLKEGFGLEEGLMTTVHSYTATQKTVDGPSKKDWKGGRSAAINIIPSTTGAAKAVGLVLPEVKGKLTGMSFRVPTPTVSVVDLTVKTQKKTSYQEICQAMKRASETYLQGILAYTSDEVVSSDFIHDNHSSIFDAGAGIELNSQFFKLVSWYDNEWGYSNRCVDLLKQVAGSL, from the coding sequence ATGATAAAAGTTGGTATTAATGGTTTTGGACGAATTGGAAGATTAGTGTTTCGCGCTTTATGCGAACAAGGGTTGCTAGGCAAAAAAATAAATGTGGTTGCGGTGAACGATTTGGTTCCCGCAGACAACTTGGCTTATCTTTTAAAATACGATTCCACACAAGGTAAATTTAAAGGGACGGTAACGAGCGAAAAATCATCGCCTGTTGCGGAAGAGGACGACGTTTTGATTGTTGACGGGCATCGCATTCAATGTTTGGCAGTCAAAGAAGGACCGGCCGCTTTGCCGTGGGGAAAATTGGGTGTGGATATTGTTATTGAATCCACCGGTTTGTTTACGGATGCCGAGAAGGCGAAGGGACATTTAACCGCAGGCGCTAAAAAAGTCATTATTTCAGCGCCAGCAAAAGGAGAAGATATCACCGTGGTAACAGGGGTGAATCATCATCTTTATGACGCAAAAAAACATCACATTATTTCCAATGCAAGTTGCACGACTAACTGTTTGGCGCCGGTGGTTCATGTGTTGTTAAAAGAAGGTTTTGGTTTAGAAGAAGGTTTAATGACCACAGTTCATAGTTATACTGCCACTCAAAAAACGGTGGATGGTCCTTCTAAAAAAGATTGGAAGGGTGGGCGAAGTGCAGCCATTAACATTATCCCTTCCACAACGGGCGCTGCCAAAGCGGTGGGATTGGTTTTACCAGAAGTGAAAGGAAAACTCACGGGCATGTCATTCCGTGTTCCGACGCCGACAGTGTCTGTTGTTGATTTGACAGTAAAAACGCAAAAGAAAACTTCTTATCAAGAAATTTGCCAGGCAATGAAGCGTGCAAGTGAAACTTATTTGCAAGGGATTCTAGCTTATACGTCAGATGAAGTTGTCTCGAGTGATTTTATTCACGATAATCATTCCAGTATTTTTGATGCGGGGGCAGGAATTGAGTTAAATTCTCAATTTTTTAAATTAGTGAGCTGGTATGATAATGAATGGGGTTACAGCAATCGCTGTGTGGATTTATTAAAACAAGTGGCCGGCTCGTTATAG
- a CDS encoding DJ-1/PfpI family protein: MKVLVPLAHGFEEIEAITVIDILRRANCEVITASLDEGPVTASRQTRHLADALLIEVLDETFDAIVLPGGQPGADTLMNHLKLREKLVQHAKENRWLGAICAAPKVLEAAGLLQGKQFTCHPSAKSFITSGKFLDQRVVVDGKLITSQAAGSALPFALRLVGEFKNADEVKKVNEGVLFF, from the coding sequence ATGAAAGTTTTAGTGCCATTGGCTCATGGGTTTGAGGAAATCGAAGCAATCACTGTAATTGATATTTTACGGCGAGCGAATTGTGAAGTCATTACCGCAAGTTTGGATGAAGGGCCGGTTACTGCGTCTCGTCAGACGCGTCATTTGGCCGATGCGTTGTTGATCGAAGTGTTGGATGAGACGTTTGATGCGATTGTCTTGCCCGGAGGCCAACCCGGTGCGGACACTTTGATGAATCATTTAAAATTACGCGAAAAACTGGTGCAACACGCTAAAGAAAATCGCTGGTTAGGAGCCATTTGCGCGGCACCTAAGGTTTTGGAAGCGGCTGGCCTTCTCCAAGGCAAACAGTTCACCTGTCATCCGAGCGCGAAATCTTTTATTACATCAGGAAAGTTTTTGGACCAACGCGTAGTGGTAGATGGCAAGCTCATTACTAGTCAGGCTGCAGGCTCAGCGTTACCCTTTGCCCTGCGGCTTGTTGGGGAATTCAAAAACGCGGATGAAGTAAAAAAGGTGAATGAAGGCGTTTTATTTTTTTAA
- a CDS encoding glutaredoxin gives MKSQPKIIAYMKPQCGWSNGVRAILKKYQLEYEDRDIINNPNNYAEMVQKSGQPLQPTLDIGGRIVADISGEELEAWLIKEGVVSSNAAPVDVPINSACSDEEHARQQQSGGWTPPIL, from the coding sequence ATGAAGTCACAACCTAAAATTATTGCTTATATGAAACCTCAGTGCGGCTGGAGCAACGGGGTTCGCGCTATTTTAAAAAAATATCAGTTGGAATACGAAGATCGCGATATCATCAATAACCCTAACAACTACGCGGAAATGGTGCAAAAAAGCGGTCAACCACTTCAGCCCACGCTCGATATCGGAGGTCGCATTGTCGCCGATATAAGCGGTGAAGAACTCGAAGCCTGGTTAATTAAAGAGGGCGTAGTGAGCTCTAACGCAGCGCCAGTAGATGTTCCTATTAACTCGGCCTGCAGTGATGAAGAGCATGCCCGTCAACAACAGTCCGGCGGTTGGACGCCACCCATTCTGTAA
- a CDS encoding thioredoxin family protein, which produces MRDLFLKTFLIFSLLLPHYLFSENFQQKVGQVEATLLAEPSSIASGKSFTIAIRLRMDSKWHTYWKNPGDAGFATQIEWNLPPGFQAGEIQWPYPEQVVVGGIVSYAYHNEAWLLTQITPPQKLPPTIPIQAKVSWLMCEETCIPGEATLTISLPSGVGEIKPETKALFDAARETLPKENQSLNLKVFKGSDKKVVLSIASEDFNANTAYFFPDTPEQIAHDAPQIVRQISPSQYEIELTQATIAPATLERLRGVLIYQTPQEETKAFQIDAPIQTENSTLTLNFSWKENLLYLLYAFLGGIILNLMPCVLPVISLKIFNFIQQSHHDSKKILAHGLIFSAGIILSFLALASALIALRAGGEKIGWGFQFQSPIFLIVLSAIVLVMSLALFNVFVIGGSLVGVGSSLTAQGGLRGSFFNGVLATTLATPCTAPFMGAALGFALTQPAWLALSIFSSLGLGMALPYLLISAQPKLLRYLPKPGIWMEIFKQFTGFLMFGTLLWLLWLFGTTQGIDALILLCVFLLVLAFCCWLIGQFGTPIKTRRSKIITWLLSLFLIASAGHFFIKPLLGSEKIKQTSSQMDWKPYSPQALQNALQTTQPIFIDFTADWCLSCKVNERVALNIDQTQKLFERHQVIAFKADWTTRNPEVSEALASYGRAGVPFYLFYPADRSKSPVILPEILTPQIIANLFTEK; this is translated from the coding sequence GTGCGTGACTTATTTTTAAAAACTTTTTTAATTTTTAGTCTTTTATTACCGCACTATCTTTTTTCAGAAAATTTTCAGCAAAAAGTAGGTCAAGTAGAAGCCACACTACTGGCTGAACCCAGTTCCATTGCGTCTGGAAAATCTTTTACGATTGCCATTCGTTTGCGCATGGATTCTAAATGGCATACTTACTGGAAAAATCCAGGTGACGCCGGTTTTGCCACGCAAATCGAATGGAATTTACCACCCGGTTTTCAAGCGGGAGAAATTCAATGGCCTTACCCTGAGCAAGTCGTAGTCGGTGGCATTGTCTCTTATGCTTATCATAATGAAGCATGGTTATTGACTCAAATCACGCCACCTCAGAAGCTGCCTCCCACCATTCCTATCCAAGCCAAAGTTTCTTGGCTGATGTGCGAAGAAACTTGTATTCCGGGTGAGGCAACGTTGACGATTTCCCTGCCATCTGGTGTAGGGGAAATCAAACCTGAAACAAAAGCGCTTTTTGATGCCGCGCGTGAAACTCTACCTAAAGAAAATCAATCGCTTAATTTAAAAGTTTTTAAGGGTTCTGATAAAAAAGTTGTCTTATCAATCGCATCAGAAGATTTTAATGCTAACACAGCTTATTTTTTCCCCGACACGCCTGAGCAAATTGCTCACGATGCGCCTCAAATCGTTCGTCAAATTTCACCATCACAATATGAAATAGAACTGACCCAAGCCACGATAGCGCCTGCAACGTTAGAGCGTTTGAGAGGTGTATTAATTTATCAAACTCCTCAAGAAGAAACGAAAGCTTTTCAAATCGACGCTCCCATTCAAACCGAAAATTCCACGTTAACTTTGAATTTTTCTTGGAAAGAAAATCTGCTCTATTTGCTCTACGCATTTTTAGGTGGCATCATTTTAAACTTAATGCCCTGCGTTTTGCCAGTAATCTCCCTTAAAATTTTTAATTTTATTCAACAAAGCCATCACGATTCTAAAAAAATATTGGCGCATGGGTTAATCTTTTCTGCTGGCATTATTCTTTCTTTTTTGGCGTTGGCTAGCGCGCTCATTGCGTTGCGTGCCGGTGGCGAAAAAATAGGGTGGGGTTTTCAATTTCAATCGCCCATTTTTCTCATCGTGCTTAGCGCTATTGTTTTAGTCATGAGCCTCGCGCTTTTTAACGTTTTTGTCATTGGCGGATCATTGGTAGGCGTGGGAAGCTCGTTAACTGCGCAGGGTGGGTTGAGGGGTTCTTTTTTTAATGGGGTGCTCGCTACCACTTTGGCAACGCCTTGCACCGCGCCCTTTATGGGAGCGGCGCTAGGTTTTGCTTTAACGCAACCTGCCTGGTTGGCCTTGTCGATTTTCAGCTCGTTAGGTTTGGGCATGGCTTTGCCTTATCTTTTAATTTCAGCTCAACCGAAATTATTGCGTTATCTACCCAAACCGGGAATTTGGATGGAAATTTTCAAACAATTTACTGGTTTCTTGATGTTCGGCACTTTGCTTTGGTTACTTTGGCTTTTTGGAACAACGCAAGGAATTGATGCGCTGATTTTGCTTTGCGTTTTTCTCCTTGTGCTGGCGTTCTGTTGCTGGTTGATCGGTCAATTTGGGACTCCTATTAAAACGCGTCGTTCAAAAATAATCACTTGGTTATTGAGCTTATTCTTAATTGCAAGCGCAGGACATTTTTTCATTAAACCTTTGTTAGGTTCCGAAAAAATAAAGCAGACTTCATCGCAAATGGATTGGAAACCTTATTCTCCCCAAGCGCTACAGAACGCTTTGCAAACCACTCAACCTATCTTCATCGATTTTACTGCTGACTGGTGTTTGAGTTGCAAAGTCAATGAACGCGTTGCATTAAACATTGATCAAACTCAAAAACTTTTTGAGCGTCATCAAGTGATTGCTTTTAAGGCAGATTGGACTACGCGAAATCCTGAGGTAAGCGAAGCGTTGGCTTCTTATGGACGAGCCGGAGTGCCATTTTACCTTTTTTATCCTGCGGATCGCTCGAAATCGCCCGTGATTTTGCCGGAGATTTTAACTCCCCAGATCATCGCTAATTTATTTACAGAAAAATAA
- a CDS encoding peptide chain release factor-like protein, producing the protein MAELAIYEEDLRENFIRGSGHGGQKINKTSSCVQLLHIPTGIEVRCQRERSQALNRFLARRELCDRIAEKVFREKSQRQQEREKIRRQKRRRSRRQKEKMLQQKHHHAEKKQWRRAVSQEN; encoded by the coding sequence ATGGCTGAATTGGCCATTTACGAGGAAGATTTGCGCGAAAATTTTATTCGCGGTTCGGGTCATGGAGGCCAAAAAATCAATAAAACCTCTTCATGTGTGCAATTGTTGCATATCCCTACGGGCATAGAAGTTCGTTGCCAACGGGAACGTTCTCAAGCGCTTAACCGCTTTCTAGCGCGGCGCGAATTGTGCGATCGAATTGCTGAGAAAGTGTTTCGCGAAAAAAGCCAGCGCCAACAAGAGCGCGAGAAAATTCGACGCCAAAAACGGCGTCGTAGTCGTCGCCAAAAAGAAAAAATGTTGCAACAAAAACATCATCATGCTGAAAAGAAACAATGGCGTCGTGCGGTGAGTCAAGAAAATTGA
- the miaB gene encoding tRNA (N6-isopentenyl adenosine(37)-C2)-methylthiotransferase MiaB, whose product MPSVFIKTYGCQMNVRDSEQVAQMLQARGYALASHETEADVVLINTCSVRDQAEQKALGKMGFMQSLKKNKPDVVLGFLGCMAQSRGEALLDRLPDVDLVVGTQQFHRVADYVEEIRESGKKRKSIVDTSESQGSQSTIKDHILQPKQVTAFVSIMQGCDMYCTFCIVPYTRGRERGRSIAEIVSEVKTLVASGVKEVTLLGQIVNLYGRREFPIVHGKTPFVQLLYALQEIDGLERIRFTSPHPVGFKQDLVRAYQELPKLCEHVHLPLQSGSNRMLKAMHRSYTREIYLKKIESLRAARPEIAITTDIIVGFPGETEEDFQQTCDLVDQVRFDNAFIFRYSQRKDTPAAALLDQLPESVKEERNQILLKKLDHIAKAIGENLVGTEQEILVEGESKTNAENFFGRTRQNKIVIFEGSERHRGQLLPMKITRSTGFTFYGDPAIYN is encoded by the coding sequence ATGCCTTCAGTTTTTATTAAAACCTATGGATGTCAGATGAACGTGCGTGATTCGGAGCAAGTAGCGCAAATGCTCCAGGCTCGCGGTTACGCGCTGGCATCGCACGAAACGGAGGCCGATGTAGTTTTGATTAATACTTGCAGCGTGCGTGATCAAGCCGAGCAAAAAGCTCTGGGCAAAATGGGTTTTATGCAATCGCTCAAAAAAAATAAACCGGATGTGGTGCTCGGTTTTTTGGGTTGCATGGCGCAGAGTCGCGGTGAAGCGCTTTTGGATCGATTACCTGATGTGGATCTTGTAGTAGGCACACAACAATTTCATCGCGTGGCCGATTATGTGGAAGAAATTCGAGAAAGTGGAAAGAAAAGAAAATCTATTGTTGATACTTCAGAATCGCAAGGTTCTCAATCGACGATTAAAGATCATATTTTGCAACCCAAACAGGTAACGGCTTTTGTTTCGATCATGCAAGGGTGTGATATGTATTGCACGTTTTGTATTGTGCCTTACACGCGCGGCCGCGAGCGAGGGCGTTCCATTGCCGAAATTGTTTCTGAGGTAAAAACTTTGGTCGCGTCGGGCGTGAAGGAAGTTACTTTACTGGGGCAAATTGTTAACCTTTACGGTCGACGTGAATTTCCGATAGTGCACGGTAAAACGCCATTTGTTCAACTGCTTTACGCTTTGCAAGAAATTGATGGGTTGGAACGCATTCGTTTTACTTCACCTCATCCGGTGGGATTCAAACAAGATCTCGTTCGCGCTTATCAAGAGTTACCAAAATTATGTGAGCACGTTCATTTGCCGTTGCAATCGGGAAGCAACCGCATGTTGAAAGCGATGCATCGTTCTTACACGCGGGAAATTTATCTAAAAAAAATTGAATCATTGCGCGCGGCGCGTCCCGAAATTGCGATTACTACGGATATCATTGTGGGATTTCCGGGAGAAACCGAAGAAGATTTTCAACAGACTTGCGATTTAGTGGATCAGGTGCGATTTGATAATGCTTTTATCTTTCGCTATTCTCAACGCAAAGACACGCCTGCTGCGGCTTTGCTGGATCAATTGCCAGAGTCGGTGAAAGAAGAGCGCAACCAGATTCTTCTCAAGAAATTGGATCATATTGCCAAAGCGATCGGGGAAAATTTAGTGGGCACAGAACAAGAAATTTTAGTCGAAGGCGAAAGTAAGACCAACGCCGAGAATTTTTTTGGTCGCACGCGACAAAATAAAATTGTCATTTTTGAAGGGAGCGAACGTCATCGCGGCCAGTTATTGCCGATGAAAATAACGCGCAGCACCGGTTTTACATTTTACGGCGATCCGGCGATTTACAATTAG
- a CDS encoding transposase yields the protein MAHPPRIPVWLTHETSVIYFITFCVKDRQPVLANTKAMNAFCNATKRLKNWIICAAVLMPDHLHLLVSPNQKDQAIGHLSAALKRWIRQQLKATWQWQPGCFDRLLRAEENIQEKWIYMRENPVRAGLVKQWQEWPYRMGFDH from the coding sequence ATGGCTCATCCTCCACGTATTCCAGTATGGTTAACCCATGAAACGTCAGTCATTTATTTCATCACTTTTTGTGTTAAAGATCGTCAACCCGTACTAGCCAATACGAAAGCTATGAATGCTTTTTGTAATGCAACTAAACGACTTAAAAACTGGATAATTTGTGCTGCTGTTTTAATGCCTGATCATCTTCACCTTCTTGTTAGTCCGAATCAAAAAGATCAAGCAATAGGCCATCTCAGTGCAGCGTTGAAACGTTGGATTCGTCAACAATTAAAAGCTACCTGGCAATGGCAGCCTGGCTGTTTCGATCGACTTCTAAGAGCTGAAGAAAACATTCAAGAAAAATGGATTTATATGCGCGAAAATCCTGTTCGAGCAGGTTTAGTAAAGCAATGGCAAGAGTGGCCTTATCGAATGGGTTTTGATCATTAG
- a CDS encoding TatD family hydrolase produces MLIETHAHLDYSDFDADRDAVVQRAKEAGVERIITIGTNVESSQRAIKLAEQYSEVFAVIGVHPTEVETVQGNWIEQLSQMADHPKVVAIGEMGLDYHHLPSGKMENPFRNVLAMEVAQDPLAISRKIADDDYKNLQATVFRAQLDLALEKKLNVVIHQRDAWEDTLNILMSYSGKLRGVFHCFGGSVEQALSILSMGHLVSFTGIVTFKNAENVRQVIAAIPQDCFMVETDCPYLAPVPYRGKRCEPAHVQKVAEKIAEVRGMSLSEVEQCTTETAKHFFRFSQ; encoded by the coding sequence ATGTTAATTGAAACTCATGCTCATTTGGATTACAGCGATTTTGATGCAGATCGCGATGCGGTGGTGCAACGCGCCAAAGAAGCGGGTGTGGAACGAATCATTACCATTGGCACGAATGTTGAGAGTTCGCAAAGAGCGATAAAATTAGCGGAACAATATTCTGAAGTTTTTGCGGTGATTGGTGTCCATCCTACGGAAGTTGAAACGGTTCAAGGCAATTGGATTGAGCAACTTTCGCAAATGGCCGATCATCCGAAGGTGGTGGCGATAGGAGAAATGGGTTTGGATTATCATCATTTGCCGAGTGGAAAAATGGAAAATCCTTTTCGTAATGTGCTTGCGATGGAGGTGGCGCAGGATCCTTTGGCTATTTCTCGGAAGATTGCGGATGACGATTATAAAAATCTTCAAGCAACTGTGTTTCGCGCGCAATTGGACTTGGCTTTGGAAAAGAAATTAAATGTCGTTATTCATCAACGCGACGCTTGGGAGGACACTCTAAATATTTTAATGAGTTACAGCGGAAAACTTCGCGGTGTTTTTCATTGTTTTGGAGGATCGGTAGAGCAAGCTTTGAGCATTTTATCCATGGGCCATCTGGTTTCTTTTACTGGTATTGTTACTTTTAAAAACGCTGAGAATGTTCGACAAGTTATTGCGGCAATTCCTCAAGATTGTTTTATGGTGGAAACAGATTGCCCTTATTTAGCGCCCGTGCCTTATCGTGGTAAGCGATGTGAGCCGGCACATGTACAAAAAGTTGCGGAAAAAATTGCTGAAGTGCGTGGCATGTCTTTGTCAGAGGTTGAACAATGCACCACAGAAACAGCTAAACATTTTTTTCGATTTTCTCAATGA
- a CDS encoding acylphosphatase encodes MKARLHIFYSGRVQGVGFRASVKQIACGYEVVGWVKNLPDGRVEMVAEGDKSELEAFLKGISESYLNSFIHDQAADWLGSQGDLKSFHIAY; translated from the coding sequence ATGAAAGCGCGTTTACACATTTTTTATTCTGGTCGTGTGCAAGGTGTGGGTTTTCGCGCTAGTGTGAAACAGATCGCTTGTGGTTACGAGGTAGTAGGATGGGTAAAAAATCTTCCTGATGGTCGTGTGGAGATGGTGGCTGAAGGAGATAAATCGGAACTGGAAGCTTTTCTTAAGGGTATTTCAGAAAGCTATCTCAATAGTTTTATTCATGATCAAGCGGCTGATTGGTTAGGGTCCCAGGGCGATTTAAAAAGTTTTCACATTGCTTACTGA